The following proteins come from a genomic window of bacterium:
- a CDS encoding arsenate reductase ArsC produces the protein MSSKIILFACVHNAGRSQMAAAFFNFFADPHKAIGISAGTQPGSAVHPMVMEVMKEAGIDLSQAKPQLLTDELARSASLLITMGCGEACPVVPGLKRDDWPLTDPKNLPIEDVRKIRDEIRTHVQKLIEKEKLT, from the coding sequence ATGTCCTCAAAAATAATACTCTTTGCCTGTGTGCATAATGCCGGACGTTCACAAATGGCCGCGGCATTTTTTAATTTTTTTGCTGATCCCCATAAAGCGATTGGTATTTCGGCTGGGACTCAGCCGGGTAGTGCTGTTCATCCGATGGTGATGGAAGTGATGAAAGAAGCGGGTATTGATCTCTCGCAAGCCAAACCCCAATTACTCACCGATGAATTGGCGCGTTCGGCTTCTTTACTCATTACCATGGGTTGCGGAGAAGCGTGTCCGGTGGTGCCAGGGCTAAAGCGTGATGACTGGCCGCTTACCGATCCTAAAAATTTGCCGATTGAGGACGTGCGCAAGATTCGTGATGAGATCCGAACGCATGTACAAAAGTTAATCGAAAAAGAAAAACTAACTTAA
- a CDS encoding aquaporin family protein, translated as MSVAKKIIAEFLGTSFLLCTVVGSGIMGEELAGGNTAIALLANSLATGCSLVALILIFAPLSGAHFNPVVTLASVIHKELSALRALSYIVAQVTGAFVGVWAAHFMFLKPIIMASQHIRTGSAQWLSEGIATFGLLAVIHGCKRYSVPVIASTVGAYITAAYWFTSSTSFANPAVTLARSCTDTFSGIRPVDVPQFIIAQVVAAILATLLFRWLGKEDTCPQK; from the coding sequence ATGAGTGTTGCTAAAAAAATTATTGCTGAATTTTTGGGGACTTCCTTTTTGCTTTGCACCGTTGTGGGTTCGGGCATTATGGGCGAAGAGTTAGCTGGTGGTAATACGGCCATCGCTCTTTTAGCCAACAGTTTGGCTACGGGTTGTTCGCTGGTGGCTCTCATTTTAATTTTTGCTCCATTATCAGGAGCACATTTTAATCCAGTGGTGACACTAGCATCTGTTATCCATAAAGAATTATCAGCATTACGGGCCCTTAGTTATATTGTGGCGCAAGTAACGGGAGCTTTTGTAGGCGTGTGGGCGGCCCACTTTATGTTTTTAAAACCCATCATCATGGCGTCGCAGCACATTCGTACGGGTAGTGCTCAATGGTTAAGCGAGGGAATTGCCACCTTTGGCTTATTAGCAGTGATTCACGGATGTAAACGCTACAGTGTTCCGGTTATTGCCTCTACTGTCGGAGCTTATATTACGGCCGCTTATTGGTTTACATCCTCCACCTCATTTGCAAATCCTGCCGTTACGTTAGCGCGCTCCTGTACCGATACTTTTTCGGGAATACGTCCGGTGGATGTTCCTCAATTTATTATTGCTCAAGTGGTAGCCGCTATCTTAGCAACACTTTTATTTAGATGGTTGGGAAAGGAGGACACATGTCCTCAAAAATAA
- a CDS encoding prohibitin family protein has translation MNPEGAKKTVTTIIFAIIILIAIFSFSPFSLVGPGERGVVVRLGAVQDKVLGEGLHFKVPMMEKIEIIDVKTQKVEVDAPSFSKDLQNVDTRIALNYHLDPATVQRLLQEIGSDYEFRVIAPAIQESVKSATAQFTAAELVSERPKVKDAITKALTERLHPRHILVDDFSIVNFDFSDAYEHAVEEKQVAQQNALKAENDLRRITIEADQRVAQAKGEAEAIRIQSAALKENQDLIKLEAVKKWNGELPNYMLSGGTLPFLDLGKQ, from the coding sequence ATGAATCCCGAAGGAGCAAAAAAAACCGTCACAACTATTATTTTTGCCATTATTATTCTTATCGCTATTTTTTCTTTTAGCCCCTTTTCATTAGTGGGCCCTGGTGAACGCGGCGTGGTTGTTCGCTTAGGCGCCGTGCAAGATAAAGTATTGGGCGAAGGGCTCCATTTTAAAGTCCCCATGATGGAAAAAATTGAAATTATTGACGTGAAAACCCAGAAAGTAGAAGTAGATGCACCATCCTTCTCTAAAGATTTACAAAACGTAGATACACGCATTGCACTTAACTATCATTTAGACCCTGCAACTGTACAACGCCTCTTACAAGAAATTGGATCGGACTACGAATTTAGAGTAATTGCACCGGCCATTCAAGAATCGGTAAAATCGGCTACCGCGCAGTTTACCGCAGCCGAACTTGTGTCTGAACGCCCCAAAGTAAAAGATGCCATTACCAAAGCACTTACCGAACGCCTCCACCCCCGCCATATTTTGGTGGATGATTTTTCCATTGTGAATTTTGATTTTTCGGATGCATATGAACATGCCGTGGAAGAAAAACAAGTAGCCCAGCAAAATGCCTTAAAAGCCGAGAACGATTTACGTCGTATTACGATTGAAGCCGACCAACGTGTAGCCCAAGCTAAAGGTGAAGCCGAAGCCATTCGTATTCAATCGGCGGCCTTAAAAGAAAACCAGGATCTCATTAAATTAGAAGCAGTAAAAAAATGGAACGGGGAATTGCCCAATTATATGCTCAGTGGTGGAACTTTGCCGTTTTTGGATTTAGGAAAACAATAA
- a CDS encoding ABC transporter permease — translation MKFFAYTLALLLVAAFIAGPFVAPYAPQSFELKSQMQTPTHDHVLGTDELGRDILSRLLYGARVSLGIAFVVVSISLSVGLLMGFISGYFGGLCDKIFIAISDVFQAFPGFLLAIALAAFLPPSILNVIFLLSFVGWVGYARLARAQVMGLKEREFLQATKALGVPLPRVFFLHVLPNIAGPILVQAAFGMAGVILVESSLSFLGLGLPVTVPSWGKMLDSGTGLLLAAPHISIFPGLAIMVSVLTFNLLGDTLRDRYQR, via the coding sequence ATGAAATTTTTTGCTTACACTCTTGCTCTACTCTTAGTAGCGGCCTTCATCGCTGGCCCCTTTGTGGCTCCCTATGCGCCTCAATCCTTCGAGCTCAAAAGTCAGATGCAGACGCCAACGCACGACCATGTGTTGGGCACCGATGAATTGGGGCGGGATATTTTGAGCCGTTTGCTCTACGGTGCGCGGGTTTCCCTGGGGATTGCTTTTGTTGTTGTTAGTATCAGCCTCAGTGTTGGTTTGTTGATGGGTTTTATTTCAGGATATTTTGGGGGATTGTGCGATAAAATTTTTATTGCTATCTCCGACGTATTTCAGGCTTTTCCTGGATTTTTGTTGGCCATTGCGTTGGCGGCTTTTTTACCTCCCAGTATTCTTAATGTAATTTTTCTCTTAAGTTTTGTGGGTTGGGTGGGTTACGCGCGTTTGGCGCGGGCGCAGGTGATGGGTTTAAAAGAGCGGGAGTTTTTACAGGCAACAAAGGCGTTAGGCGTGCCGTTACCCCGTGTTTTTTTTCTGCATGTGCTGCCCAATATTGCGGGCCCCATTTTGGTTCAGGCGGCTTTTGGAATGGCGGGAGTAATTTTGGTGGAATCGAGCCTTAGCTTTTTGGGGCTGGGGCTTCCGGTAACGGTGCCCAGTTGGGGAAAAATGCTGGATAGTGGCACGGGTTTGTTACTCGCAGCCCCTCATATTTCTATTTTCCCGGGTTTGGCTATTATGGTATCGGTTTTAACCTTTAATTTATTAGGGGACACCTTGCGTGATCGGTATCAGCGCTAG
- the nagZ gene encoding beta-N-acetylhexosaminidase encodes MKKQINIGSNIITGFGGLEINDTVKTLIKKYRVAGFILFKRNIQSPKQVKKLIADLQKLADYPLFFGVDQEGGNVFRLGAPFTQFPAMVEVGNYYNRTKDLKTIKAIAQVMARELKAVGFNWDYAPVVDVHSNPLNPIIGRRAFSPDPVVVTKCAEAMIKGFHEEGVLSCIKHFPGHGGTSVDSHLDLPTIDSAGRLLWKRDIFPYRKLIKARLAPTLMTAHVLYKDLDRKHPATLSKRILHHLLRRRMGYKGVIVSDDFYMKAIADRYGFVDALTRFFMAGGDIALLCHQEDKNVVILDELNAALNNNADFGKKIKQAQKRISLLAKKFLKPVKKPSLTVLGSKAHLKIVEKISL; translated from the coding sequence ATGAAAAAACAAATTAACATAGGATCCAACATCATCACCGGTTTTGGCGGTTTAGAAATTAACGATACCGTTAAAACCCTTATTAAAAAATATCGCGTAGCCGGATTTATTTTGTTTAAGCGCAATATTCAAAGCCCCAAACAAGTTAAAAAATTAATTGCCGATTTACAAAAGCTGGCCGACTACCCGCTCTTTTTTGGTGTGGATCAAGAAGGTGGCAATGTGTTTCGTTTGGGAGCGCCCTTTACGCAGTTTCCGGCCATGGTGGAAGTGGGCAATTATTATAACCGCACCAAAGATTTAAAAACGATTAAAGCCATAGCGCAAGTGATGGCTAGAGAATTAAAAGCCGTAGGCTTTAACTGGGATTATGCACCTGTGGTGGATGTTCATTCTAACCCGCTTAATCCTATCATCGGACGCCGCGCCTTTTCGCCCGATCCGGTTGTGGTGACAAAATGCGCCGAAGCCATGATTAAAGGTTTTCATGAAGAAGGTGTGCTTTCATGTATTAAACATTTTCCAGGGCATGGTGGTACCTCCGTCGACTCGCATTTGGATTTGCCCACCATCGATTCGGCAGGCCGCTTGTTGTGGAAACGGGATATTTTTCCTTATCGCAAGCTCATCAAAGCACGTTTAGCGCCAACCCTCATGACAGCCCACGTGCTTTATAAAGATTTAGACCGTAAACATCCGGCTACTTTGTCCAAACGCATTTTGCATCACCTTTTGCGCAGGCGTATGGGATACAAAGGTGTGATTGTATCGGATGATTTTTATATGAAGGCTATTGCCGATAGATACGGATTTGTAGATGCGTTAACGCGCTTTTTTATGGCGGGGGGCGACATCGCCCTTTTATGCCATCAAGAAGATAAAAATGTGGTTATTTTAGACGAGCTGAATGCGGCGCTGAACAATAATGCTGATTTTGGGAAAAAGATAAAGCAGGCGCAAAAGCGTATCAGTTTACTAGCCAAAAAATTCCTAAAACCCGTTAAAAAACCTTCTCTCACGGTCTTGGGCAGTAAAGCTCATCTTAAAATTGTAGAAAAAATTTCACTGTAA